In the genome of Vicia villosa cultivar HV-30 ecotype Madison, WI linkage group LG7, Vvil1.0, whole genome shotgun sequence, one region contains:
- the LOC131620210 gene encoding NAC domain-containing protein 19-like, with translation MNALNSRSNKDFMPTDDELLQKFLYNKINNNPIPDYLNILEHDLFGTNQNPLDIWNEFEASYSYGGKDLYFFTTLKKKSATSTRSVRTIGNGNWEGEDTGKNIFAKDTNQLLGLKKRFRFEKSNTPQDGGWILHEYNLDKSLINNTPVNNYVLCRFRKNLKSESQNTHAKASIADQSNSHLRKISRINNCCAKESKEKTMIPKERQPIIPKQEEPGTPKQVESVISENNVSVKKYIIYEEAITQSNDGDKRMYEDDIKFVYNAEKRKCISTWLEEKRFSELRFLGENIAQNPKNQVDRRNSKTKVVERTKQIECNFNKEDDNNIIMNKEEGEEEEEYDNDEMSWPELFANNLLEINEGEEFIKEDDIEMLNNSSHKNFLLENKIM, from the exons atgaATGCTCTCAATTCTCGTTCAAACAAAGATTTCATGCCAACCGATGATGAACTTCTTCAAAAGTTTCTCTACAACAAAATTAACAACAACCCAATTCCCGATTATCTCAACATTCTCGAACATGATTTATTCGGTACTAACCAAAATCCGTTGGATATATGGAATGAATTTGAAGCTTCATACTCATATGGTGGAAAAGACCTATATTTCTTTACTACCTTAAAGAAAAAATCTGCTACAAGCACACGCTCCGTTCGCACTATTGGCAATGGTAATTGGGAAGGTGAAGACACCGGAAAAAATATATTTGCCAAAGACACGAACCAACTCCTCGGTTTGAAAAAACGTTTTCGTTTTGAGAAGAGTAACACTCCTCAAGATGGTGGATGGATCTTGCACGAATATAACCTTGACAAATCTTTGATTAACAATACTCCG GTCAACAATTATGTTTTATGCAGATTTAGAAAGAATTTGAAATCTGAATCACAAAATACACATGCAAAAGCAAGTATAGCTGATCAATCAAATTCTCATTTAAGAAAAATTTCAAGAATAAACAATTGTTGCGCGAAAGAGAGTAAAGAAAAAACTATGATTCCTAAAGAAAGACAACCTATCATCCCTAAACAAGAAGAACCTGGCACTCCTAAACAAGTTGAATCGGTCATATCA GAAAATAATGTTTCggtgaaaaaatatattatctatGAAGAAGCAATAACTCAATCAAATGATGGAGACAAGAGGATGTACGAGGATGACATAAAGTTTGTATATAATGCAGAAAAAAGAAAATGCATAAGTACATGGCTAGAAGAGAAAAGATTTTCTGAACTAAGATTTCTTGGAGAAAATATTGCACAAAATCCAAAAAATCAAGTTGATAGGAGAAATAGCAAAACTAAGGTGGTTGAAAGAACTAAGCAAATAGAGTGCAATTTTAACAAAGAAGATGACAATAATATCATCATGAataaagaagaaggagaagaagaagaggaatatGATAATGATGAGATGTCTTGGCCTGAATTATTTGCAAACAATCTATTGGAAATTAATGAAGGAGAAGAGTTCATAAAAGAAGACGATATTGAAATGCTTAACAATAGTTCTCATAAGAATTTTTTGTTGGAAAATAAGATTATGTAA